From a region of the Tiliqua scincoides isolate rTilSci1 chromosome 4, rTilSci1.hap2, whole genome shotgun sequence genome:
- the REN gene encoding renin, with the protein MKQCWAFAVVASFLCFSSDAFQRIPLKKMPSIRQTLRAMDVKVSDVFPSRKYNKYSLGAGPHNGTAPTSLTNYLDVQYYGEISIGTPSQVFKVVFDTGSANLWVPSYQCSPLFSACVSHNRYDSSKSSTYMSNGTKIEIQYGQGNMKGFLSKDVVIVADIPVIQVFAEATALTNDPFIYAKFDGVLGMGYPNQAIYGITPVFDQIISEDVLNEKVFSVYYSRNSELNIGGEIILGGSDPSYYTGDFHYLSITRNGYWHIDLKGVSVEAELLFCQEGCTVAIDTGSSFITGPASSIAVLMKAIGAMVMEERDYVIECNKIHLLPDISFHLGEKAYVLRGSAYVLQHSGYGKDFCTVAFSALDIPPPLGPLWLLGASFIGEYYTEFDRENNRIGFAKAL; encoded by the exons ATGAAGCAGTGTTGGGCCTTTGCTGTGGTGGCCTCCTTCTTGTGCTTTTCCAGTGATGCTTTCCAAAG GATTCCACTCAAGAAAATGCCCTCCATCCGGCAGACGCTGCGGGCGATGGACGTAAAAGTGTCAGATGTCTTCCCATCACGGAAGTACAATAAATACTCACTGGGCGCAGGACCTCATAATGGAACAGCACCAACCAGCCTCACAAACTATCTGGAT GTGCAGTATTATGGTGAAATAAGTATTGGAACTCCATCCCAAGTCTTCAAAGTAGTCTTCGACACAGGATCGGCCAATCTCTGGGTGCCATCTTATCAGTGCTCCCCGCTGTTCAGTGCCTGTG ttTCACACAATCGCTATGACTCCTCCAAATCAAGCACGTACATGTCAAATGGAACCAAAATTGAAATCCAGTATGGACAAGGAAACATGAAGGGTTTCCTCAGCAAGGACGTTGTCATT GTTGCTGATATTCCTGTCATCCAGGTGTTTGCAGAAGCCACAGCGTTAACTAATGACCCTTTCATCTATGCCAAGTTTGACGGAGTGCTTGGTATGGGGTATCCCAACCAGGCTATCTACGGTATCACACCAGTGTTTGATCAGATCATTTCTGAGGATGTCCTGAATGAGAAAGTGTTTTCTGTCTATTATAGCAG AAACTCTGAACTGAACATCGGGGGAGAAATCATCCTGGGAGGCAGTGATCCATCTTACTACACAGGGGACTTCCACTATCTCAGCATTACCAGGAATGGCTACTGGCATATTGATCTGAAAGG GGTATCTGTTGAGGCTGAACTGCTGTTCTGTCAAGAAGGTTGCACAGTGGCTATAGATACGGGCAGTTCCTTTATTACTGGTCCAGCTAGTTCCATAGCTGTTCTGATGAAAGCCATTGGCGCTATGGTGATGGAAGAAAGAGAC TATGTCATTGAATGTAACAAGATCCACTTGCTGCCTGATATTTCCTTCCACCTCGGAGAGAAAGCCTACGTCCTCCGTGGCTCTGCCTACGTCCTCCAG CATTCCGGCTATGGGAAGGACTTCTGCACTGTGGCATTTTCCGCTTTGGATATTCCTCCTCCGCTGGGACCTCTGTGGCTTCTGGGTGCTAGTTTCATTGGCGAGTACTACACTGAATTTGACCGGGAAAACAACCGCATCGGCTTTGCCAAGGCCCTCTGA